The stretch of DNA tcCATTATTACACACGAGAAAGTTATTTATCGATTTGCAAACGGGCGGGGTAAGGGgtgtaatgtgtttttaaataattttgattaataagtaaagttattataaggaatacacgtaaataacacgaaataaaactgtacgctttaaaaatcaagtttaaacattcttttccttgccctactgctatagttcaCGTGTTAACTACATTTATATTAACTGTAtgatttgtaaattttgtatcctacaaatgtatataaacttttaagaacaaaaaagtgataactttaaaatattgtttatatttttgctacaaattggatATTGCTACAATATATTCGCACAATCCActtttcataaattatctccaagtgcCTGTGACGGAATTTCAAACATACACATTATTATCCAGTTATTATgtcagtatattatatttgaataacccctaaggtataaattattgaattacaAACACGCCTTTCGAAGTTTAGCAACCTAAGTTAGGTAAAATAAGGCCAAGTAGAAAGTTGTTGGATTTATATTAACTTGTATTTAatctatacaaaaataaattggcTCTGccagtttctttgccatgtaaactttgaatttacaattttaaatcattattttgtatttattttatctcaATATTAAGCCATATTGAGTCTGTCTATTTTCCCCATATAAACAGCAAGCTCATACCAATAGTAAGACACAAAATGCTGTAGCAGTGAAACACCTCGTGTTCTCATTCGTTTGTTCGGTTCAATGAGAATGAAAGAAAGCCCGAGGGAGTCGAGTGAGGTTGTGTAAATAGAGTAATTCAACGCCTGCCATACAACGGCTGTTGCTTTATCCGGTCTATTGGTTTGTAAAGTGGGTTGACGTCATTAGTATTGCGCTGGCTTacacaacataaatataaaaccccACGATCAACTAATAGTTACAgcttataaaaacatgaataaatggacaaaatattatttatggtGGCACAAATTAGTACAACGCCTTGNTTTCAAACGTTAATTCCACANNNNNNNNNNNNNNNNNNNNNNNNNNNNNNNNNNNNNNNNNNNNNNNNNNNNNNNNNNNNNNNNNNNNNNNNNNNNNNNNNNNNNNNNNNNNNNNNNNNNNNNNNNNNNNNNNNNNNNNNNNNNNNNNNNNNNNNNNNNNNNNNNNNNNNNNNNNNNNNNNNNNNNNNNNNNNNNNNNNNNNNNNNNNNNNNNNNNNNNNNNNNNNNNNNNNNNNNNNNNNNNNNNNNNNNNNNNNNNNNNNNNNNNNNNNNNNNNNNNNNNNNNNNNNNNNNNNNNNNNNNNNNNNNNNNNNNNNNNNNNNNNNNNNNNNNNNNNNNNNNNNNNNNNNNNNNNNNNNNNNNNNNNNNNNNNNNNNNNNNNNNNNNNNNNNNNNNNNNNNNNNNNNNNNNNNNNNNNNNNNNNNNNNNNNNNNNNNNNNNNNNNNNNNNNNNNNNNNNNNNNNNNNNNNNNNNNNNNNNNNNNNNNNNNNNNNNNNNNNNNNNNNNNNNNNNNNNNNNNNacaggtgtttgaaacagaacacccgtgtaaacAAGTGATATTTTGCCGGCAGGCGAAGattaagcaagttacatttaattcaatacatttaaataaatgttatgttttttttactaaagcAGTAATTAAAggtaaagatataaaaaaaacaggacaATCTGCATAAAAGTAaagtcaaatataaaaagtatctTAACAAGGTAATGTAATGTTTCTTACTTAGAGCAACATTGCACTGAGTATCATTAAGACACTGCTCCATATAAAGATAAGTTCCAGATGGACAGGTGCATTGCTGACGACATTGTAAAGTGCATGGTCCTGGATTGTTTCTATCAGCGCAACTGACATCACATCCAGCACAGAGAGAGTAAACTTGGTTGTTTGGACAAGCTGGAACATTGGATGACATTAGACAAAGACTGTAGAAACCAAATGATGATCCACAAAGTTAACAAACCTGCAGCAGCATCACATTGTTCATTGGTCAGACACAAATCTCCTTGAAGATATGTATTAGGAGGACATGTACATTGTTGGCGACATACTGTTGGACAAGCTATAGTTTCATTTCTTTGACTACATGTTACATCACAACCAGCACAAAGTGAATAGATCTGGTTACCAGGACATTCTGGAtaaatgaaatgtaaaaaaacgtaATTGAACCAgttagttatatttaatatcatGAAACTAATCAATACAATATTTAGAAACAACAGTACATATGTATTGACTTGATCTGTATAAGATGACAAACCTGCAGCAGCATCACATTGATCATTTGTAAGACAATCCTTCCCATTCAAGTAAGTCCCAGGTGGACATGTGCATTTTGCTTGACAGTGAAGAAAACATGGGATAGTCATGTTACGTTGGCCACAAGTAACGTCACACCCAGCGCATGTTTCAAACACTTGGTTCGATGGACATTCTACAGAATAAAGGGAAGTTGAAGTGTAATGTCTGAAAATAGATCttttgataaataatttattgctCTAACATTTTTATCTACTATCTAGCACCTTCTCATGTAATAACAAAGTGGTCAAAACTTGATGATTTCTTATCTGCTGGCAGAAGAAGCGCGAGTGCAAACaagttaacatttttacaatttacaggaaaataaataaatgtatttccCTCATtggaataaacattaaaaaattacttttttatctttctgTGGCTATAAAACGAcagacattataacacaggtttctagtttcatacaccgcgtgcccgcttatgagttctcgtgtatattactttgttagttcatttttttaaggttttttttaggtttgagtgattattttttttaatgtgcaTGTAAGTCATAgcttgaatatatttttcctACAAACCTGGTGCAAGAACTGGACAGGAATCTAATGGAACGCAAATGTTTCTGTGATTCCTAACATGGCTGTTTGGACACGCACATCTACGCGTACATATCTTTGTAAGGCTGCATGGGATCCTGGGGTTGCTACACGTGGGGTCACATGTTGGTGCACAATCCGACCATACTTCGCCAAGACGACTGTTGCAACCTATTAACATAGCTTGGTTAGAACCAGTGGCGGATATAGGGGGGGGGTAAAGGATGGAGCTCTCCGCCCccctaaaaaaaagtttcaacaaaaatttttaatataattatttggatttaaaaaatttattttgttggaTAATGTGGTTGGGAAAATATGTAGTATCAGGTACGCCTGTGGTTGCAAGTTTGTCTGTCGCTGGCTAAAAGAATTTGTAATTTCAATGGATGTGACAtgtgaataaaacattatatatatgtatatatatatgtatgtattaaaaaataaatcctcCAAATTTAAAGGCCCACATACTGACATACATACTAAATTTATCACtaccaaattaattaaaattataacattatattaacTGTTAATAAATCTTACTTCGAACTGGTGGACATGCTGACTCAGGAACACACCGCCCCCTAAATAAATACGTGTTTCCAGGACACGTGCATCTACGTCTGCATTGTCGAGTGCATGGAATATTTTGATGACGATTGCCGCATGTCTTTGCACATCCAGCACAATTTGAAAACACCATGTTTCCACGGCATCCTGTTTAAGTAATCAAGGATTGGATATGacagaatgtaacttgcttattcCTCGTGTGGCTGAAAACAACAaagggcgttctgtttcatacaccttgttcctgcttacgagttaccacatatgtaacttatatattcttgcctggcggggcaacaacagtcgttatatcacgagtgttctgtttcatacacttcgtgcccactttaccacgtatgtaactttgtgggtatatttaaaaataccacGTTACCAGGCACCCTAtaaaaacactaaacaacataCATGAGACATAAAAATACTGCTTACACATAAATACATCATGTTTCTATGGTTTTAGCACAATTTGAATactaattttatgttttataagctttcagtttaaaaacttacatGGCCCTGCAATCCTACATTGCTAAGGGGCAATGATTTTAGTTTCTTGGTTCAGCCAGTTATTTACCACGCCATCTACTGCTAAGATTcttaacattgttaaaatgcattagaagtctatttatatttatatttactttaaattatgTTCAAATAGTTAGTAAcgccgttttttttttgttagtcCTTACTTCGTGCTCCCGGGATTGTTGGGCATTCTGACGTCTCCACACATCTCCCACTCAATCGTAGCTTCCCAGGAGGGCAAGCGCATCTTTGTGTGCAAGATCTATCCAAACTGCACGGCCTGGTCGGCCGCCCACAAGTAGCGTCACAACTTGTGGTGCATATTGAAAATGCCTCCCCAAGTTCCGCGTTACAAACTggaaagaaaacataaaattttaaaatgaaacattttataaaagtgaTAAATTCTTGTATCTGGCAGTGGCATTGATTTAGTGCTCAcaaagttggacgattctcgtaacAAAAAACAGTTAGGATGAAGTTGTACGAAACGTGTAACAGACAGAAACagaatataatttaaaattttgaaaaaaaatacagcTGATGGCAACAAccgaaacaaaatatattcaataagTTAAAACGTAACTTACTACTTAGAGCCGGACATTCATTCTCGGGAACACAGTTGTCCCCGTTAAGAAATGTTCCTACCGGGCAAGTACATCCTGCCCTGCAATCACGTGTGCAGACTGTTGCCGCTGGATTGTTTCGTTCGCTGCATCGTGTCTTGCATCCACCGGCGCACCTCGAAAAATATTGGTTCCCTGGACAAACTGCGAGAAAATAGAGAAATCGGGTAAAATGTGTACAGTGAAAGTGACACAAAATgaaggtgaatgaatgtaacttatttatcctcccatggcggggcaacgacaatcattataacacgggtgttatgtttcatacacctcgtgcccgtttatgAGTTccagtttttaatattattttaatacatagctgaaaatttaaacaacccatatgCGTATGTGCCACTGGGCcttttagtgtcttgcccaaggtcacaaTACGACAATGatggcagcgacgagccttgatcTTATCACGTCTTGGCTTGAGGCATGCGCAGTAACCGCGGTATAGCCACTGAACCACGGCGGCACTCGCGTAGCCATGGCTTACGTGTAAGTTCTCTGCACTGGCTTGCTGTCAGACATTGATCTCCATGCACGTAATACCCATCAGCACATTTGCATTTCGATTCACAAATCCTTCGGCACGGTAGAGAACTTACAAGTTCCCGacaagtgacgtcacatccggCGCATGTTGAGTAAGTTTGACTGCCAGGACAATctgaataataataatgaggtcaatactttaaataataaagaaaaagagGGAAAACCATTTACCTATAtttcgacccatttggtagtaaacaaagaatattcaaagaattataaaaccttgtcctcgtgactttcatagaccgttgttaattgtttaaaacacgatcaggatatttatatattttgtgctgaaggtgtcctatcttcccccaccccactatatcttAGTGCAGAATGTCACGCACTTTTCTTTAATTACATAGTAATTTGTTCAACTGAACTCAATAAGAATTAATTTATACTGTAGTTAGCAACTATGCTTTTTTACACTTCTACTCATGTAGTTTTTttcatagcgtgttttaacgattgtcgtttcgctgctaattcccttctctttgttgttttaattaattggatCTTTACTACCATATTCAaagaagataaataaaaattgtcgtagaatgaaaataaaaaaaaaaataaacggcTAACTTACAATGTACCGAAGGA from Ciona intestinalis unplaced genomic scaffold, KH HT000119.2, whole genome shotgun sequence encodes:
- the LOC104266623 gene encoding multiple epidermal growth factor-like domains protein 6 (The sequence of the model RefSeq protein was modified relative to this genomic sequence to represent the inferred CDS: added 294 bases not found in genome assembly); the protein is MIGKLFAVAIITLLQEVNCQVGERRVPCTNVGGTCKSWLTTTCTAGWGWGDLCGGNGKRCCLPCGGNCVLSEQRWQQNDNRCTNRGGVCMLTSNNCHGRYVHGLCGGPFQRKCCAPIAAARVTGNATTFADRPSPSVHYCPGSQTYSTCAGCDVTCRELVSSLPCRRICESKCKCADGYYVHGDQCLTASQCRELTLCPGNQYFSRCAGGCKTRCSERNNPAATVCTRDCRAGCTCPVGTFLNGDNCVPENECPALSICNAELGEAFSICTTSCDATCGRPTRPCSLDRSCTQRCACPPGKLRLSGRCVETSECPTIPGARRCRGNMVFSNCAGCAKTCGNRHQNIPCTRQCRRRCTCPGNTYLFRGRCVPESACPPVRSCNSRLGEVWSDCAPTCDPTCSNPRIPCSLTKICTRRCACPNSHVRNHRNICVPLDSCPVLAPECPSNQVFETCAGCDVTCGQRNMTIPCFLHCQAKCTCPPGTYLNGKDCLTNDQCDAAAECPGNQIYSLCAGCDVTCSQRNETIACPTVCRQQCTCPPNTYLQGDLCLTNEQCDAAAACPNNQVYSLCAGCDVSCADRNNPGPCTLQCRQQCTCPSGTYLYMEECISDIQCNVALNCPGNQQYSTCHGCTVPCSDRDSPEPCPRICQIGCYCPPGTYLLGEQCVSRQQCETAQSCPGNQIYSTCAGCDVTCSQRNESIACA